A window of Chryseobacterium shandongense genomic DNA:
GGCTAAATTAAATATCGCCTCCACCTCCACCGATGCCGATTTTGCCGTAAAGCTGATTGATATTTATCCTGAAGATTTCAAGCCTGAAGCAAAGAAAGACGGTGTGATTTACGGAAATTATCATCAGATGGTACGAAGTGAGATCATGCCTGCGAGATTCAGGAATTCGCGAGAAAAAGCGGAAGCTTTAGTTCCGAATCAGAAAACCGCAGTAAATTTCAGACTGCAGGATGTTGTTCACACCTTTAAAAAAGGACATAAAATCCAGATTCAGATATCTTCTACCTGGTTCCCTCTTTTTGCTATCAATCCGCAGAAATTTTTAGATAATCCGAATTTTGCGACGAAGGAAGATTATACCAAGGCTTTTATAAAACTTTTTGGTGACAGTTCTATCGAGGTTGAGGTTCTGAAATAGAAACAAACTTTATTGTCAAACGCAAAGATCTGAAATTATAAGTGATCTTTTAAGGATCCAAAGAGGCGCGACAAGTCGCTGATGAAGCTTAAATAAAAACTTTGTGATAAAAGGTTGAGGTTTTGAAATAATTCTAAAAACTGTTCAATTTTGAACGGCTTTTTGCTTTATCTCGCGCTGATTTTTATAATTCAATTATCTGCTGAATTTGTTTAATATGTGAGAGATAAATTATTCCTCAATCGTCCTGAATGTCAGATTTACTCTTGGTGTTTTCACTTTTGTCGTGGGAGGAAGCCTGTGCAGCCAATGATCTGCGTGGTTCCTTTCATAACTAATAAACTTCCGTTTTCTAAAAAGATCTCGACCTTTTCTTTGGTGCTTTTATGTTTAAATAAAAACTTTCTTTCTGCTCCGAAAGTCAATGATGCGATAGCTCCGTGTTTCTTGAGATCTTTTTCAGCATCGCTGTGGTAAGCCATGCCTTCGCTGCCGTCGTGATATAAATTCAAAAGGCAGGAATTGTAGGTTTCTCCTGTAACTTCCTCACATTTCTGTTTTAACTTTAATAATTCCGGTGTCCAGAATTTTGCATATTTTGTTCTTTTTGAATAAGTGTACTCAAATGGTTTCTCTCCAAACCAAGCTACTTTTCTTTTGGTTAAGATCAGTTTTCCGAAAATAACAGCTTCATCATTTTCCCATGGAATTTCATTCAGCAAATAATCATAATAAAAATCTGACTTTTCTTTGGAGAAAATTTTTCCGTAATAGTGGACTATTCCGTCCTGAGGAAGAAGGTTTAACGGATAATCTGATGTTTCTTCGAAAAGGTTGAGCATACAGTTTGAGTTTAATGTTTTGTGTTTAGGGTTTTAATATTGATCATCTCCTAGCTATAGAAATTACAATGACAAATAGTGTAGATTTCAAATAAATTTCGGCTAAAGCCAATTGGAAAATTTATTAATATAAATGGGCTAAAGTCCCGTTCCTATTGATGAAATGATTGACTTTATAAAATCTAAAAAAAAATAATGTCATTTATGCTTAAAAATCCGAATAAACCTGCGAGCTTTCCCAGCCGATGATCATTTGCTTCCTGTCGCTGCCCCACATATACCCTCCGATTTTCCCCGAAGACTGAATCACACGGTGACAGGGAATTAAAAACGCTACCGGGTTACTTCCTATTGCCGTCCCTACTGCTCTTGAAGCGTTGGGATAGCCTATTTTTCCTGCTAAATTTCCGTAAGTAGAAAGTTTTCCCATGGGAATGGCAAGAAGGCTTTCCCAAACTTTCAGCTGAAAATCGGTGCCTTTTAAATGTAATTTTATCGTATTGAGCTGATTCCAGTCTTTATTGAAAATGGACAGGGCATTTTTTTGAAATTCATCCTGTCTTTCAGTAAAAGAAGCATTGGGAAATCTGGCCTGCAAATCTCCCAATGCTTTTTGTTTTTCATTTTCAAAAGCCATATAGCAGACTCCCTTTTCCGTAGAAGCTGCAATTACTTTTCCAAAAGGGCTTTCGGAAAAACTATAATTGATGTTCAGGCTTTTTCCGCCATTTTTATATTCTGCAGGAGACATTCCTTCGATTTTTACAAACAGATCATGAAGCCGGCTTGTACTGGAAAGACCCGTTTCAAAAGCAGCATCAAATAAGCTTGCTTTTTCTTCTTTCAATAAAGATTTGGCGTGCTCCAGGCTGATGAACTGTAAAAATTTCTTCGGGCTTGTTCCTGCCCAATCCGAGAACATTTTCTGGAAATGGGATGGGCTCAAATGTATATTTTCTGCCACTTCATCCAAACTTGGCTGAAGCTTAAAATTGCTGCGGATATATTCTATCGCTTTGGCAATTCTTTCGTAATCTAACTGATTTTGTGTGGACATATCATTTAATTTTACCTCACAAATTTCCGAAGAAGATCCGGCAGAAAAAATCCGATTCCTGCGGAATTTTAATTATTTTTATAAAGATGGTAATAAGCAAGCATTTTGTAATACAGCTTTGCAGCAAGGAATGCGCTTGGCTTTGCCATCGGAGAATCCATTAATTCTACAATATCAAATGCTACGACATTACATTTTTCAAATACTTTTCGTAACAGTTCCAACGTCGGGTACCAATGCAATCCTCCAGGCTCAGGAGTTCCTGTAGAAGGGGCGATGGAAGGATCAAAAGCATCAAGATCGATGGTGATATAAACATTTCCTGAAACTTTTTCCAATACGTCGTTTATCCAGTTTTCATTATTGGCAATTTCATGGGCAAAAAACACTCTTCCTTCCGGCAGATACTGCGCTTCCTCGATATCCATAGAACGGATTCCCACCTGTACCAGATTGTGCTTCTGGTTGGCTTCAAAGACCGCACAAGCGTGATTGGAAGTAGAACCATGGAATTCCGGGCGAAGATCCGTATGAGCATCCAGCTGAAGAACCGTTAAATTTTCAAACTTCTCTCCTACCGCACGGATCGAGCCAATAGAAACGGAATGTTCCCCTCCAAAAAGGGTAAACAATTTATCGTCATGATTTAAAAGTTCTTTTGTTTTTTGATAGACGGCTTCTGTCATAGCTTCAGGTGAAGACTTTTCAGAAACTTCTCCAGCTAAATATACTCCTTCAAGATAAGGTTCAGTCTGCGTTTCGATGTCGTAAAGTTCCATGTTTTCTGAGGCGTTAAGAAACAATTCCGGGCCTTTGTCTGCTCCTTTTCCCCAGGTTGAGGTTCCGTCGTAAGGAACGGTTACCAACACGACTTTCGAGTTTTCGAGTGATGCATTTTCTTCAGGAATTCCTGCGTATGTTTTCATGTTTTATCTGAAATTAAATGATTTCGGCAAAGATACAAAGAAGTTTGGAGAAGTGGATGGAAGCTGGAAGATAGGTGCTGGAAGTTTTACATAATGAAGATAATTAATGTTGAAATTTAAATCTAAATCATTTTAAGTTCAAATAATCAACCTAATAAAGTTCGTCCTCCAATTTTAAACTTCCAGCCTCCGACTTCCCGCTTCCGCCAAAATCACTACCTTTGTCAAAACAAACTTGTATGTCATTAAAAGCTGTGCTGTTCGATATGGATGGCGTGATTGTGGATACAGAACCCTTGCACAGAAAAGCCTATTTTAAAACATTTAAAGAGCTGGGAATTGATGTTTCAGAGGGGCTATATGCTTCCTTCACGGGAGCTTCCACCAAAAGAGTCTGCGACACTTTGATTGAAAATTTTAACCTAAATAAGACCTTTGAAGAAATAGCAACCATCAAAAGAAATTATTTTAAGGATTATTTTTATAACGATGAAGAATTCGACCTGATTTCCGGTGTAAAAGAATTGATTGAACACTACCATGAAAACGGCATCACCCTGATTCTGGCATCTTCTGCAACCATGACCACTATTGATATGGTTTTTGAGAAATTCGAACTGGAAAAATATTTTAGCGGCAAAATAAGCGGTGCCGATTTGAAAGAATCCAAACCTCATCCCGAAGTTTTCTTACTCGCAGCCGAAATGGCAAGACAGCCCGTTGAAAACTGCATGGTCATTGAGGATTCTACCAATGGAATTATGGCAGCACACCGGGCAAAAATTTTCTGTGCCGCCTACAGAAGTCCGCATTCTAAAAACCAAGATTATACGCTTGCTGATACGGTAGTTTCAGATTATGAAGATCTTCAGATTGATAAAATTTCACAATATTTCTAAATAGAAAAGCTCTCAGTCTAGTTCTGAGAGCTTTTTATTATATTCATTGCTATCATCTCGAGTAACGAGTGGATAAAGAATCTCACTATGTTGAGATTGCTTCGTCGCTTCGCTCCTCGCAATGACAATTAATTATTTATACCCAAGAATTTTCAATACATCTTCCGGTTCCTGCTTTTCGCGGAAAATCTCGTACTGCAGTTCTCCGTTTTCATCTTTCTGAATCAGGACGTGTCTCGGCTGCGGCATCAGACAGTGATGAATTCCGCCAAAACCACTGATGGTTTCCTGATAGGCACCAGTATGGAAAAATCCGATATACAAAGGTTTCGTATCGCTGAAAACCGGCAGATAAATCGCGTTGGTATGCTGCTCAGAATTATAGTAATCATCCGAATCGCAGGTCAGTCCGCCCAGAAAAACTCTTTCATAGGTATCTTCCCAACGGTTCAGCGGAAGCATGATAAAGTGTCTTGAGATCGCCCAGGTATCAGGAAGTGTGGTCATGAACGAAGAATCGATCATATTCCATTTTTCCCTGTCATTCTGACGTTTCTGGGAGATAATTTTATAAATGTTCGCACCACTTTCTCCAACGGTAAAGCTTCCGAATTCGGTATAAATATTAGGTTCTTCCACTCCTTCCTCTTCACAGAATTTTTTGATCTGGGAAACAATTTCCTCAACCATATACTGGTAATCGTAGTCGAAATTCAGGGAGGTTTTGATTGGGAAACCGCCACCAATGTTCAGGGAATCAACTTCGGGTGCGATTTTTTTCAGACGGGCATAAACACGGAGACATTTGTATAATTCGTTCCAGTAATAGGCGGTGTCTTTGATCCCGGTATTGATGAAAAAGTGAAGCATTTTCAGCCTTGCATTCGGGTGCTCAGCAATTTTCTGACTGTAATAAGGAATGATATCCTTGTATCCTATTCCCAATCTTGAGGTATAAAATTCGAATTTCGGTTCTTCTTCAGAAGCGATTCTGATCCCGATATCGAAAGTGGTGTCGATGCTTTCGGTTAATTTATCAAGCTCACGGTAGTTATCAAGAATCGGGGTGATATTTTCAAAACCGCTGTTGATCATCTCCGAAATCTTTGCCAGATAATCATCCGTTTTAAATCCGTTGCAAATTACTTCAATATTTTTATCTACTTTTCCGTTTTCATAAAGAGATTTCACGATATCCATATCGTAAGCGGAAGAGGTTTCTATTGAAATATCGTTCTTTAGTGCTTCTTCCAGTACAAATTTGAAATGACTTGATTTTGTACAGTAGCAGTAGGTATAATTTTTTTTATATTCGGTTTTCTCAAAGGCTTCCTTAAACCAGCTTTTTGCCTTTTGGATATTTTGAGAAATTCTCGGCAGGTAGCTAATCTTTAGCGGAGTGCCAAATTTTTCAACAACTTCCATTAACGGAATGTCGTGAAACAACAAATTGTTTTCAGATACATTGAATTCTTCTGTTGGAAAATACAATGTCTGATCAATAAGTTCCGAGTATTTTATTTTCATTTCTAAACAAGTGAATTAAGAAATGCAAAATTGCTAAAAAAGTTTGGTTTTTTAACGTTAAAGTTATTATAAATTTTTATGGTTTTTGGTAATAAAATGTATACCAATTATCAATAAGTGAGCACGGTGATATATTCTTCATGGTTATCTTCATCTATTTTTAAAACACGTTGAATATAATCATCTTCATATCCGTATTTTTTATTAATTCCGCTAAATATGAATCCTGATAGAGTTTTTTTTAAAATCCTGATATGCATTTCTGGATTTGAAAAATAGTGGCAATTAGTTTGTTTTTATTTCCCGCTGATTTCACGGATTGTAAAGCTTTTTAGACAATGTTGAATTTTTATTACCACTGATTTTCACAGATTTTCACAGATTTATGTTTAAAATAAGAATTACAGATAATTTTTGCCAATAAAAACGAGTAAGTCTCCTTTTTGATATTCGATGTAAATGTCATCTTCAACAGCAAAATTCCGGGTGCCTATATTGGAAGTAATATTTAGATTTCCATTATTTAAAGGCCAGTTCAGTCCTTTTGTTGTAATACTTTCAACGGAAGGGAAGGGATATAAAGAAATCAT
This region includes:
- a CDS encoding bifunctional helix-turn-helix domain-containing protein/methylated-DNA--[protein]-cysteine S-methyltransferase translates to MSTQNQLDYERIAKAIEYIRSNFKLQPSLDEVAENIHLSPSHFQKMFSDWAGTSPKKFLQFISLEHAKSLLKEEKASLFDAAFETGLSSTSRLHDLFVKIEGMSPAEYKNGGKSLNINYSFSESPFGKVIAASTEKGVCYMAFENEKQKALGDLQARFPNASFTERQDEFQKNALSIFNKDWNQLNTIKLHLKGTDFQLKVWESLLAIPMGKLSTYGNLAGKIGYPNASRAVGTAIGSNPVAFLIPCHRVIQSSGKIGGYMWGSDRKQMIIGWESSQVYSDF
- a CDS encoding type III PLP-dependent enzyme domain-containing protein — translated: MKIKYSELIDQTLYFPTEEFNVSENNLLFHDIPLMEVVEKFGTPLKISYLPRISQNIQKAKSWFKEAFEKTEYKKNYTYCYCTKSSHFKFVLEEALKNDISIETSSAYDMDIVKSLYENGKVDKNIEVICNGFKTDDYLAKISEMINSGFENITPILDNYRELDKLTESIDTTFDIGIRIASEEEPKFEFYTSRLGIGYKDIIPYYSQKIAEHPNARLKMLHFFINTGIKDTAYYWNELYKCLRVYARLKKIAPEVDSLNIGGGFPIKTSLNFDYDYQYMVEEIVSQIKKFCEEEGVEEPNIYTEFGSFTVGESGANIYKIISQKRQNDREKWNMIDSSFMTTLPDTWAISRHFIMLPLNRWEDTYERVFLGGLTCDSDDYYNSEQHTNAIYLPVFSDTKPLYIGFFHTGAYQETISGFGGIHHCLMPQPRHVLIQKDENGELQYEIFREKQEPEDVLKILGYK
- a CDS encoding HAD family hydrolase, producing the protein MSLKAVLFDMDGVIVDTEPLHRKAYFKTFKELGIDVSEGLYASFTGASTKRVCDTLIENFNLNKTFEEIATIKRNYFKDYFYNDEEFDLISGVKELIEHYHENGITLILASSATMTTIDMVFEKFELEKYFSGKISGADLKESKPHPEVFLLAAEMARQPVENCMVIEDSTNGIMAAHRAKIFCAAYRSPHSKNQDYTLADTVVSDYEDLQIDKISQYF
- the speB gene encoding agmatinase, which codes for MKTYAGIPEENASLENSKVVLVTVPYDGTSTWGKGADKGPELFLNASENMELYDIETQTEPYLEGVYLAGEVSEKSSPEAMTEAVYQKTKELLNHDDKLFTLFGGEHSVSIGSIRAVGEKFENLTVLQLDAHTDLRPEFHGSTSNHACAVFEANQKHNLVQVGIRSMDIEEAQYLPEGRVFFAHEIANNENWINDVLEKVSGNVYITIDLDAFDPSIAPSTGTPEPGGLHWYPTLELLRKVFEKCNVVAFDIVELMDSPMAKPSAFLAAKLYYKMLAYYHLYKNN